One window of the Allosaccharopolyspora coralli genome contains the following:
- a CDS encoding GGDEF domain-containing protein, protein MRAWPVWSLRGPALAYVLIVQAVAVGLSIHVVLTTPKPDPVELLHFGLLALVAGVVIVATSVSISVRHEVRRNPWTIHIAYLAAGVLTLPVNLLVLLLLGPALHGILDGRPQLHRWMFTTSATALATFAARVTVGWDEPVWTPLSFVVGGTVLILVRASLVAVGIRLRRPSAGRHEVLGDPIDVLLAIVAATLGGLIAVALLAEPISALLAAPPLALLDLASQLPQWRRSAQRDAKTGLANVLHWERVASTELTRARIRGRPGAVLLVDLDHFKRVNDEHGHLAGDAVLSSVAIMLTSSVRREDVVGRFGGEEFVVLLPRTDPDEAYAVAQRVRWAISTLSVQAQDLSGTPRELNDLTASIGVAATAKHGYELPDLLGAADAALMSAKADGRNLVNLA, encoded by the coding sequence ATGCGGGCATGGCCGGTCTGGTCGCTGCGAGGGCCCGCGCTCGCCTACGTCCTGATCGTGCAGGCGGTCGCGGTCGGGCTCTCGATCCACGTGGTGCTGACCACGCCGAAGCCCGACCCGGTGGAACTGCTGCACTTCGGCCTGCTGGCACTGGTGGCGGGCGTGGTCATCGTCGCCACCTCGGTGTCGATCTCGGTACGGCACGAGGTCCGGCGCAACCCGTGGACGATCCACATCGCCTACCTCGCAGCCGGGGTGCTCACGCTGCCGGTGAACCTGCTCGTGCTGTTGCTGCTCGGTCCGGCTCTGCACGGCATCCTCGACGGGCGACCGCAGCTGCATCGCTGGATGTTCACGACCTCGGCCACCGCGCTGGCGACGTTCGCGGCACGCGTGACCGTCGGCTGGGACGAACCGGTGTGGACGCCGCTGTCGTTCGTCGTCGGGGGCACGGTGCTGATTCTGGTGCGGGCATCGCTCGTGGCGGTCGGGATCCGCCTGCGCCGTCCGTCCGCCGGTCGTCACGAGGTCCTCGGCGACCCGATCGACGTACTGCTCGCCATCGTCGCCGCCACCCTCGGCGGGCTGATCGCCGTCGCGCTGCTCGCCGAGCCGATCAGTGCGCTGCTCGCGGCGCCCCCGTTGGCTCTGCTCGACCTCGCCAGTCAGCTCCCGCAGTGGCGCCGGTCCGCGCAGCGGGACGCCAAGACAGGACTGGCGAACGTGCTGCACTGGGAACGGGTGGCGAGCACCGAGCTCACCCGTGCCCGGATCCGCGGCCGTCCGGGCGCGGTGCTGCTGGTGGACCTCGACCACTTCAAACGGGTGAACGACGAGCACGGGCACCTCGCGGGCGACGCGGTGCTCAGTTCGGTGGCGATCATGCTCACCAGCAGTGTCCGGCGCGAGGACGTGGTCGGGCGTTTCGGCGGGGAGGAGTTCGTGGTGCTGCTGCCGCGCACCGATCCGGACGAGGCGTACGCGGTGGCACAGCGGGTGCGGTGGGCGATCTCGACCCTGTCGGTGCAGGCGCAGGACCTCAGCGGTACGCCCCGGGAACTCAACGACCTCACCGCGAGTATCGGTGTCGCCGCCACCGCCAAGCACGGTTACGAACTCCCGGACCTGTTGGGAGCGGCGGACGCGGCCCTGATGTCGGCGAAGGCCGACGGCCGCAACCTCGTCAACCTGGCCTGA
- a CDS encoding response regulator, with protein sequence MTGPEGSGTNAGAEVSVMVVDDHPMWRDGVSRDLTEHGFDVRATASDATSSLRIARAVRPDVVLMDLNLGDTSGVEASLQITQEVPGTRVLVLSASGEHSDVLEAVKAGASGYLVKSASVDELVDAVSRTAAGDAVFTAGLAGLVLGEYRRMAVAPDSGDQTPQLTDRETEVLRQVAKGMTARQIATKLVISHRTVENHVQSTLRKLQLHNRVELARYAIEHGLDQERATEEE encoded by the coding sequence ATGACCGGACCCGAGGGCTCCGGGACGAACGCGGGAGCCGAGGTTTCCGTGATGGTGGTCGACGATCACCCGATGTGGCGGGACGGCGTGTCCCGAGACCTCACCGAGCACGGCTTCGACGTTCGTGCCACCGCGTCCGACGCGACGTCCTCGCTGCGGATCGCGCGGGCGGTGCGGCCGGACGTGGTGCTCATGGACCTCAATCTCGGGGACACCTCGGGAGTGGAGGCGTCGCTGCAGATCACTCAGGAGGTGCCGGGCACGCGGGTGCTGGTGCTCTCCGCGAGCGGCGAGCACAGTGACGTCCTCGAAGCGGTCAAGGCCGGTGCGTCCGGCTACCTGGTGAAGTCGGCGTCCGTCGACGAGCTCGTCGACGCCGTCAGCCGCACCGCCGCAGGAGACGCCGTGTTCACGGCGGGATTGGCGGGCCTCGTGCTCGGGGAGTACCGGCGGATGGCGGTCGCGCCGGACTCGGGTGACCAGACTCCGCAGCTCACCGACCGGGAGACGGAAGTGCTGCGCCAGGTCGCGAAGGGCATGACGGCCCGTCAGATCGCGACGAAACTCGTCATCTCGCATCGCACCGTCGAGAACCACGTGCAGTCCACGCTGCGCAAGCTGCAACTGCACAACCGGGTCGAACTGGCCCGCTACGCCATCGAACACGGACTGGATCAGGAACGGGCAACCGAGGAGGAGTGA
- a CDS encoding AI-2E family transporter: MSDSRITDREDAALSVPRVLRVSAAVSWRVLIVLGALYVLGTMMRTLSVVVIPVAVALLLAALLAPAVLALSRWGVPRALATAVVLVGGLAGVGGVLSFVINAFIQGFPQLQRQVVASLGQIRDALINGPLALSGEQIDGYIEQAQQWLQDNQAQLTSGALSTASTFGQFLTGIVLMLFTLVFFLHDGRGIWSFVIRVVPRQSRPAIDRAGTRGFASLVGYVRATVLVAVVDALGIGLGLGLLGVPLAVPLAALVFLGAFVPIIGAVASGSVAILVALVTQGWIVALVVLGIVLLVQQLEGNVLQPLLLGRAVQLHALAVVLAISAGVVVYGIVGALLSVPLIAVLNSAVRSLVEDDPDEADPLAPSDATPHHEQQESEQVDTAESSEDREPTEQAAERGDDPRA, translated from the coding sequence GTGAGTGACTCCAGGATCACCGACCGGGAGGACGCGGCACTGTCGGTGCCCCGCGTGCTCCGCGTGTCTGCCGCCGTGAGCTGGCGTGTGCTGATCGTGCTCGGCGCGCTGTACGTGCTGGGCACGATGATGCGGACATTGTCCGTGGTCGTGATTCCCGTCGCGGTCGCGCTGCTGCTGGCGGCACTGCTGGCACCGGCCGTGCTGGCACTGTCGCGCTGGGGCGTGCCGCGTGCGCTGGCGACGGCGGTGGTGCTCGTCGGCGGTCTCGCAGGCGTGGGCGGAGTCCTCAGCTTCGTCATCAACGCGTTCATCCAGGGCTTCCCGCAGTTGCAGCGGCAGGTCGTGGCCAGCCTCGGTCAGATCCGCGACGCCCTCATCAACGGGCCGTTGGCGCTGAGCGGCGAGCAGATCGACGGCTACATCGAGCAGGCGCAGCAGTGGCTGCAGGACAACCAGGCGCAGCTGACCTCGGGTGCGTTGTCGACGGCGTCGACGTTCGGCCAGTTCCTCACCGGCATCGTGCTGATGCTGTTCACACTCGTGTTCTTCCTGCACGACGGGCGGGGGATCTGGTCCTTCGTCATCCGGGTGGTGCCGCGGCAGTCGCGTCCGGCGATCGACCGGGCGGGCACTCGAGGGTTCGCCTCACTGGTCGGGTACGTGCGAGCGACCGTGCTGGTAGCCGTGGTGGACGCGCTCGGCATCGGGCTCGGGCTCGGGTTGCTGGGGGTTCCGCTGGCGGTACCGCTGGCCGCGCTGGTGTTCCTCGGTGCCTTCGTGCCGATCATCGGTGCCGTCGCCTCCGGTTCGGTGGCGATCCTCGTGGCTCTGGTGACGCAGGGCTGGATCGTCGCGCTGGTGGTGCTCGGCATCGTGCTCCTCGTGCAGCAGTTGGAGGGCAACGTGCTGCAGCCGCTGCTGCTGGGGCGTGCCGTCCAGCTGCACGCACTCGCCGTCGTGCTGGCGATCAGTGCGGGTGTCGTCGTCTACGGGATCGTCGGCGCACTGCTGTCCGTACCGCTGATCGCGGTGCTGAATTCGGCGGTGCGATCGCTGGTCGAAGACGACCCCGACGAGGCCGATCCGCTCGCCCCCTCGGACGCGACACCTCACCACGAGCAACAGGAGTCCGAGCAGGTGGACACTGCGGAATCCAGCGAGGACCGGGAACCGACGGAGCAGGCGGCGGAGCGGGGCGACGACCCGAGAGCGTGA
- the macS gene encoding MacS family sensor histidine kinase, protein MSSEQEAAPPLRRVPDGRTHLWRAHNIFRVVTLCYAIIWFAVLVDDYQRPWLGWIAIVTMTVWTPYTIWRYRHRSGRTNRLVLLDQVVVTVVFATSEFTLTDEQMLGGLPTLTTLWHSSMITAAAAQWGMLGGGISGVVAAAGHTLARGYIDPNITMDALLMVGPGLLIGLASDTARRSTERLTRALRAEASTAERERLARSIHDSVLQVLARVRRRGTELGGEAAELARLAGEQEVALRALVAASPAESPDDGSADLAGALQVLNSGQAQVSVPATQVWVPAVVSRELTALVREALENVERHAGPDAGAWVLLEDLGDEVVVSVRDNGPGIPDGRLGTAESEGRMGVAQSIRGRVHGLGGTISLDTAPGEGTEWEVRVPRTETSRTKRRKGVAS, encoded by the coding sequence GTGTCGAGTGAGCAGGAGGCCGCACCCCCGCTGCGGCGAGTGCCGGACGGCCGGACGCACCTCTGGCGTGCCCACAACATCTTCCGCGTCGTGACGTTGTGCTACGCGATCATCTGGTTCGCCGTCTTGGTGGACGACTACCAGCGGCCGTGGCTGGGCTGGATCGCGATCGTGACGATGACCGTGTGGACGCCGTACACGATCTGGCGCTACCGGCACCGCTCGGGACGCACCAACCGGCTCGTTCTCCTGGACCAGGTCGTGGTGACCGTGGTGTTCGCGACGAGCGAGTTCACCCTCACCGACGAGCAGATGCTCGGGGGGCTGCCCACGCTGACGACGCTGTGGCACAGCTCGATGATCACGGCGGCCGCGGCGCAGTGGGGCATGCTCGGCGGCGGGATCTCCGGCGTCGTGGCCGCCGCGGGCCACACCCTCGCACGCGGCTACATCGACCCGAACATCACGATGGACGCACTGCTGATGGTCGGGCCCGGCCTGCTCATCGGCCTCGCCTCGGACACCGCGCGGCGCTCCACCGAACGCCTGACGCGGGCGTTGCGGGCGGAGGCGTCGACGGCGGAGCGCGAACGGCTCGCCCGGTCCATCCACGACAGCGTCCTGCAGGTGCTCGCCAGGGTGCGCAGGCGCGGCACCGAACTCGGCGGGGAAGCGGCCGAACTCGCGCGGCTCGCCGGGGAACAGGAGGTCGCTCTGCGGGCGCTGGTCGCGGCCTCACCCGCCGAGTCGCCCGACGACGGCAGCGCCGATCTCGCCGGTGCGCTGCAGGTGCTCAACAGCGGGCAGGCTCAGGTGTCGGTCCCGGCGACCCAGGTGTGGGTTCCCGCCGTGGTCTCCCGCGAGCTGACTGCGCTGGTCCGGGAGGCGTTGGAGAACGTCGAGCGACACGCGGGACCGGACGCGGGCGCCTGGGTGCTCCTGGAGGATCTCGGTGACGAGGTCGTGGTCAGCGTCCGGGACAACGGTCCGGGCATCCCCGACGGACGTCTCGGCACCGCCGAGTCCGAGGGCCGGATGGGGGTGGCGCAGTCGATCCGGGGCCGGGTGCACGGTCTGGGTGGGACGATCTCGTTGGACACCGCACCCGGCGAGGGAACCGAGTGGGAGGTGCGGGTGCCGCGCACGGAAACGTCGAGAACGAAGCGCCGGAAGGGAGTGGCGTCATGA